A region from the Simiduia sp. 21SJ11W-1 genome encodes:
- the recJ gene encoding single-stranded-DNA-specific exonuclease RecJ, with protein sequence MKVVARTADLAKAEFDSSVPALIQRIYCARGVTSQAGVPRSLNQLLPPAMKGLAHAAEVLAHAVQANQRILILGDFDADGATSSALAVLALRAMGAGQVDFLVPNRFDYGYGLTPEIVEVAKGFVPDVIVTVDNGISSIQGAQAVFDAGIALVITDHHLPGEQTPKAAAIVNPNQRGCEFPSKNLAGVGVIFYVMSKLRALLQAQGWFNPASRPMPNMANFLDLVALGTVADVVPLDANNRLLVQQGLKRIRAGHCRPGITALLTVAGRNPAAVQASDMGFAVGPRLNAAGRLDDMQLGIQCLLAEDYSQALSLAQQLDDFNRDRRSIESAMHKEAEQALAEFDQLAAVPKAIALYHPEWHQGVIGILASRIKERYHRPTVLFADAGDGTLKGSGRSIKGLHLRDALDRVAVTHPGLVLKFGGHAMAAGLSITQANFSAFQQAFEQVCDSMLTDADLQAVIYTDGELHPQDFTLERAQQLAEAGPWGQQFPEPAFQGEFIIHNQRIVGAKHLKLTVSPVASPEQSLDAIAFNVDLDHWPAPAARQLFAVYQLDINEFRGQRNVQLLINYLAPPA encoded by the coding sequence GCACGGCAGATCTTGCCAAGGCAGAGTTTGATTCCAGCGTGCCAGCGCTGATTCAGCGGATCTACTGTGCCCGGGGCGTAACCAGCCAGGCCGGTGTGCCCCGCAGCCTTAACCAGTTGCTGCCGCCGGCAATGAAAGGCTTGGCGCATGCAGCCGAAGTGCTCGCCCATGCGGTGCAGGCCAATCAGCGGATTCTTATACTGGGTGATTTTGATGCAGATGGCGCCACCAGCTCTGCGCTTGCGGTATTGGCCCTAAGGGCCATGGGCGCAGGCCAGGTGGATTTCCTGGTGCCCAATCGCTTTGATTATGGCTATGGCTTGACGCCTGAAATCGTGGAAGTGGCAAAGGGCTTTGTTCCTGATGTGATTGTTACCGTGGATAACGGCATCTCCAGTATCCAGGGCGCGCAGGCGGTGTTTGATGCGGGTATTGCGCTTGTGATTACCGATCACCATTTGCCCGGTGAGCAAACCCCGAAAGCTGCAGCCATAGTGAACCCCAATCAGCGGGGGTGTGAATTTCCCAGTAAGAACCTGGCCGGTGTTGGCGTAATTTTTTATGTGATGAGTAAGCTCCGCGCCTTGCTTCAGGCACAGGGCTGGTTTAACCCGGCCAGCCGGCCAATGCCGAACATGGCGAACTTTCTGGATTTGGTGGCGCTCGGCACTGTGGCTGACGTGGTGCCCCTTGATGCCAATAACCGATTGCTCGTGCAGCAGGGGCTAAAGCGCATACGCGCAGGGCATTGCCGGCCGGGTATTACCGCGCTCTTAACCGTTGCCGGTAGAAATCCGGCCGCCGTGCAGGCCTCGGATATGGGGTTTGCTGTGGGGCCAAGATTAAATGCTGCCGGGCGTCTTGATGACATGCAGCTCGGCATTCAGTGCCTGCTGGCAGAGGATTACAGCCAGGCTTTGAGCCTTGCCCAGCAGCTCGACGACTTCAACCGTGACCGTCGCTCCATAGAATCGGCTATGCATAAAGAAGCCGAGCAGGCGCTGGCTGAATTCGATCAATTAGCGGCGGTGCCGAAAGCCATTGCCCTGTATCACCCAGAGTGGCATCAAGGGGTGATTGGCATTCTTGCCTCCAGAATCAAGGAGCGCTACCACAGGCCAACCGTGTTATTTGCCGATGCCGGCGACGGCACCCTTAAGGGTTCGGGCAGGTCAATCAAGGGGCTGCATTTACGTGACGCCCTCGATCGGGTGGCCGTCACTCACCCGGGGCTTGTACTTAAATTCGGTGGCCATGCAATGGCGGCGGGCCTAAGTATTACCCAGGCAAACTTCAGTGCGTTTCAGCAGGCCTTTGAGCAGGTGTGCGATAGCATGCTGACTGATGCAGACCTACAAGCGGTGATTTATACAGATGGCGAATTGCACCCACAGGATTTTACGCTAGAGCGCGCGCAACAACTGGCAGAGGCAGGCCCTTGGGGGCAGCAGTTTCCCGAGCCTGCGTTTCAAGGCGAGTTTATTATTCACAATCAGCGAATAGTGGGTGCTAAGCACTTGAAGCTTACGGTGTCGCCGGTGGCAAGCCCTGAGCAAAGCCTGGATGCCATCGCATTTAATGTTGATCTGGATCATTGGCCTGCGCCTGCTGCCCGGCAGCTGTTTGCCGTTTACCAGCTCGATATCAACGAGTTTCGCGGCCAGCGCAATGTGCAGCTACTGATTAACTATCTTGCGCCACCTGCATAA